TTAGAACATTCACACATTGTAGAGCTGTGTAAACCCGAATGATATCAACCCAAAGACCAGCATCGTACACAGAGATGACAACAGAGGAACTGCAGAAGAAACCGGCAAAGACTCGGTAGGCGAAAACGGCATAAACATAGGTCCAGGAGCAATCATAGCATCTGGATTTGGAGGGCTGGGGCTAGAAGGAATCAAGGGTAGTGAAGAATCAGTAGGAGCAAGCTCAGAGCCACCTGGTGAAGGAAAAAGTGGACTTATATCAGGTGAAAGAGAAGGAAATGGAGGTGAAGATGAAGGTGAAGATATTGGTGGATTTGGTAACAATGCAGGTGCAGCTGAAATAGCAGAAGCTGGTACATTTAACAGTGATGCTCTCTGCAAGGCCAGTGATAAAGAAAATTCCTGGCACGCCAAGAAAATAACAACCCAAATCAAGAAAAGACTAGTAGATATGGAAGTGGAAGCCATTAATGATGAGAAAATGAGTGCTAACAATTTTTGAATGAAGGAATATTGAGGGAGTTAGTATTATGATTGAAGAAGGTTGAATTGTTGTAGAGAGTGAGAATGATAGGTGGCAGAAATTTTGTTGGGAAATGGTGTGAAGAGAGAGGTTATCATGTGGGATTAGAAAAGGGACAAGGATTGGTGAATGGAATTTGTATGGAAACACATGAGCTTGTATAGGTTGCTTGTGTCCTTTTCTTGTGGCTTTTTTCGAGCCAATGTTCGTCCGTGAGATTCTTATATCTGACATGTGAACCCcaatcctcccccccccccccccccccccccccccccccccccaagccCAAATTAATGATTTTAGTTCTGATTGAGATTTCGATTTTTGAGCACTATAGTCTGTACTGTAGACTGTAGAGGGGTGAAGTTCACTAACTCCGCACTAGCTGGAAATGTTCATTTTGAGCTTGCTCGTGGATGTTTCCGTCGATCTTGACTTTGTAAACTGTTAGTTTTTATCTTTCTGTATGGAGTCCGGCTTGAAGTGGTTATGATAAAGTCTATTGAAGacattattaattaaaaaagaatacaGTCTCTCTAATACTTAAGTGTTTGAATAAAGTGATTACACAATTTAATATGACATTAGAATATATAGAAGTTCCAAGTTTAAATCTCACTAACACCTATTATCAATAATTATTTCACGtgttttcatgaaaaaaaaaaagatcaggTTCACTCGTGATGAGATATAATAATTGAGTTAAAATTGTTTAGTCTAACAGTTTAAACTTTTAAATGAAATAGTCAATCAATTCAACAGAGTTAAACTTATGACGACTATGATATATATTGGAAAGAAAATTCACATAGAACTTTCTCATTGAGAAAAACTTCTTCTCTATGACTAACCCACTTTTAACCTCAACATTATTGCAATCATTCTATAATCATACCTATTAGTACATATGACTCTTCTGAGTTCTGTCAGTGATTGGTGCTTATTAAGACAGAATCCTTGGAATGTGTACCACGTATCACGTATGTATCCAAAAATTTCCAATCAAAGCTCTCATGAGAAGTCTAGTCCAGTCCATTATATGGGCGTTGGTACACTAGAACAGCGTTATCTTGAAAATCGTATTTTCCAGACTAAAATTTTTAGATAGTTTTACCTTTAGGTTTCATTTGTAGCTTCTCTATCTACATAGAAATTAAATTCAGGTCATCACTAATTATCGTAGCGTATGGTTGTATAATTATTTAGATAAATTGAGTGTTTGTTTTGCCACTGTTTTAGGGCCTGGCCGACCAATTATATATACTTGTTAAGAGGCATCTTGTATGCTCTTTTGAATTTCCTTTTGGAGAAGCTTCGATAAAGGTGATTGCACAATTAGGATCTTTTCGTGTCACTGGTTCAATTTTGACCTCGTTTTAcaaagttttataaaattagATGCACGGCGAAAAATCACCAGAAATTGGCCACCAAATCTTAAAGATTCTGACGATCACcataaaattaattaggtgtTCTTGTCACAAATCCTGACGATCGCCAGAAACTGACCACCAAATCCTACAAATTATGGCTGGTAGACATAAATTTGTTGTGTAAAATTTCAGCAAGACCTTTTTGCTACGAACTTGATCCAAAATTGTTTCGACTCAGCTCAGTATTTGGTATCCAGTTTTTTAATATAAGTCCCAACGActttcaattttcaaattcaACTCAAACTTTGAAAAACCAGTATGCCCATATTGTCTTCTTATTCAATCAACCTCACTAAGAACTCACCAATCCAACATAACCACAAATAAGCAATAAGTTGGATTTATTAAAAGAAGGATGAAGAGGAAGGATAAGAAGGAGGACCTTTAGTGAGAATTCAAATTTGTTAATAtttaattaacaagccataaataaATGGATGTTCTTCCGACAATGGCTCAGATGGCCTCAGATATTAGTAGCCCAACAATAACATGACAATTCGGTACTTATGAACAAGATCCAAGAATAGCCCAATGATATCACAAGCCATTTGATTGGATTTAGCGGCCCAACATGAACATCATATGTACCTTACGTTATTGGAAAAATTACGCGACGTGACAAATATTTAGACAGTTTGGGTTCAAAGTAAATACACAATACACACGCAGAATCAGTATGCGCCGATACAACTCTTCTTTTCGCGATTTCACCGACATTTATGATTCAACTAATCCAAAGCAAGAATTAGTGTATGTCTTGATATAATCGATACCCACGATTATGATATTGATAAAGATATGCGTAACTATAACTTCGTGTCTTAAATACGCAATTTGTAGCTACGTTTTGTGTAATTACGCATTAAACGATAACTATTCATGGAATTAGCTTTTGCATATTTGCATTACCAAATCAGATGCAGAATACTTCTCTGATGATTAACCTTTACGGCGTTATATATCAAGATTCGGGAGGTGTCTTTCGGGTATAAAGAGGGAGCCTTCAATGTGTTAACCCTTTGTGAAGCAAATCTGACCACGTACTTCTATTTTACGATCAATTGTTTTCATAGGTCAATCATTTTCGCCTTTATCTGTGCACATTATGTTCAACTATGCCCTACTTTCTTCTTACTATTCATCATTTGACGAGTCCATGGCATTTTGCACCCTTaatgtgtgatttttttttcaacttgcaccctatcctattttttttaataatttaaaccgcaatctctttatttccttgcaaaacaataaaaatacctttttttataaatttaccaTGAGGACAAAGTAGGAATATGAATAAtatatctttaaaaaataaataatatatgaaAGTAAAAAGAGCTCAATCAATTACATTTTTCTCTCACTCCATTCAAAGCACAACATCTAAAGGTGCTTTCCTCTTTTTATATCATTACTTTCTAAAATGAGTTCTTCAAGCTAAGACCCACATAAGCAAAACCCCAAATTATCAACAAAGAGACTTTGAGTCACGAAGTGCTTCATGAGTTAAACTTTTGATGGTTTGATCTTCAAATATTTTATGAAGGCGAAGTCTTTGGTTCGGCTTGTATTGCATTTTACCCTCGAGTATTTAAAGTAACTATAGTAGCAAGCAACATTTTTTCATTAGATTGTTGTGATCATTTTCGGCTATGGCCTGTCAAGCGATATTATTGATGGACTCTCTATAATCCTGCTTTTTGGAGGAGTTTTTAATGTGAAGTTCAATTGCTGTTCTttcccaacaaaaaaaagaaaaaaaaattgtcaacaaaatcaacaagaaaatcAGCTAGATGTACGTTTATCGTCGCT
This portion of the Lycium ferocissimum isolate CSIRO_LF1 chromosome 1, AGI_CSIRO_Lferr_CH_V1, whole genome shotgun sequence genome encodes:
- the LOC132068783 gene encoding classical arabinogalactan protein 26-like, encoding MASTSISTSLFLIWVVIFLACQEFSLSLALQRASLLNVPASAISAAPALLPNPPISSPSSSPPFPSLSPDISPLFPSPGGSELAPTDSSLPLIPSSPSPPNPDAMIAPGPMFMPFSPTESLPVSSAVPLLSSLCTMLVFGLISFGFTQLYNV